The segment CAAAAGAGGAGTATGTATGGGGATTCCGGGTAGGTTTTATCACTTTTGGTGGCACCGATACAAAGGATCAGCCGGGGATCTTTACAGCTCTTGAGAAAAAAGTGGCGGGTATAATCAGAGGTACTATATCAAACTGCCCTCATCCATCCCAGACTTTTGTCCTTTACGGCCTTAATCATCCAGATTTTAAAAAGCAGAAGGAAGAGAAGTATCAGATAATGAAACAAAGGGCAAACAGGGTCAAAGATGTCTTAAATTCTGGTAAATATGACGATGAGTTTGTATATTACCCATTCAATTCTGGTTATTTTATGTGTTTGAAGCTGAAAAATGTCGACGCAGAGGCTTTGAGGGTTCATCTGCTTAATAATTATGGTGTGGGCACAATTTCTGTGAATAAAACCGATTTGAGAATTGCCTTCTCCTGTATGGAGGTTGAAGATATAGAGGATCTTTTTAATATCATATATCAAGGATGCAAAGATTTGCGGAAATAACGACACTAAAGGCAGGGTAAAACCTGCCTTTTTTTATGAGGAGAGTGTATGGTAATTGATGCAAGAGGGAAACCATGTCCAACACCTGTGATTATGACTAAAAAATATCTTGACAGTATTACAGAAGGTACCTTTACCGTCATTGTGGATAGTGAAGTATCGAAGATCAACGTATCAAAATTCCTGGAAAGTCAGGGTGTAAGCTTTGAAATCGATCAAAATGGCAATGAGTTTAAATTTACAGTTGCTAAAGGGTTTAGCTGTAGTTTACCCCAGACAGAGCAGAAATCAGAATCACAGCCTTCAAAAAATATTGTGGTTTTTATAACAGCTGAGACAATTGGGCATGAAAATCTGGATCTGGGAAAGATTTTGATGGTAGGGTTTCTAAAAAATCTCAAGGAGCAATCCCCTCTACCCAATACGATCATATTTGTAAACACCGGTGTTTTTATAACCACCAAGGAGTCTGAGATTGTGTCCGCTTTAAAAGAACTTGAAGCTAATGGGGTGGAGATACTAAATTGCGGTACCTGTTTAAATTTCTTCAATATCGATACCAAAAATCTTTTAGTGGGATCTGTGACGGATGCATATACAGTTGCCAGAAGACTGTTTGATGCGGATAAAGTAATAAGATTGTAAGATGAGGTTTTAGGTGATCAAGCTTACTCACCTCGTGAAAGCCGCCGGCTGAGCCGCCAAGATAAGCCCGGAGGGCTTACAGAAGGCTTTAGGTGGATTGAAAATATATCGGGATGAAAATGTCCTTGTGGCTTTTGAAACAAACGACGATGCCGGTGTGTTTAAACTGGATGAGAATAAGTATCTTATTCATACAGTTGACTTTATTACTCCTGTCTGTGATGATCCCTATACCTTCGGCAGAATATCCGCCATTAATTCCATGAGCGATGTTTTTGCCATGGGGGGTGATCCCATCAATGCCCTTTCTGTTCTTATGTATAGTTGTGATATTGATGAGTCGATTATATCTGAGATGATGCAGGGGGCTTGTGATGAGTTTACAAAGGTAAAATGTTCGTTGATTGGTGGTCATACAGTTGATGATCCGGAGGTCAAGCTTGGTTTTGCCGTGACAGGTCTGATTACTGATGGTAGATATTACAAAAATGTTGGTGCAAGGGAGGGTGATCTTCTAATATACACGAAGCCGCTTGGTATAGGAATAATATCCACCGCAGTAAAAGGGGAGATCGCATCGAGGGAAGATGAATTGAATGTTATCGATACAATGCTCACTTCAAATTATCTGGCTTCAAAGATCGTAAAAAGATACGACATCTCCGCCCTCACTGATGTTACCGGGTTTGGACTGGGGGGGCATGCCTTTGAGATGGCTTCAGGATCAAACAAAGTGTTTGAAATTTTTGTGGATAAGCTCAACTTTTTACCAAACACGTCGGAATTTGCCAATATGGGTATAATTCCTGCCGGTGCTTATTACAATAAACAGTTTCTTGCCGGAAAATATCTCTATTTAAATCAAAATAGTTCACTGGAAATTGCAATGTTTGACCCTCAGACATCCGGAGGGCTTCTGGTGGCCGTTTCAGAGAAGGATGCTTCAAAGCTGAATGAAGATCTTTTGAATGCCGGTTATAAATCTTCCATAATTGGAGTTGCAAAACCTATTAACGATGATCTCTTTTTAAAATTTATTTAGATTTACAATTCAAATACCAATTTTACTTTTAAATATTAAAATCGCTTGACAATTTAAAAAAATTAAGCAATGCTAAACTATAATAATTTTATGAGGTCTATATGGAGGAATTTAATATAAATATCGGGGAAAGGATCAAAAGATTGCGCCACATGAGGAATCTTACTTTGCAGGATGTGGCAAATTTCACAGGCTTTTCAAAAGCTCTGATATCACAGATAGAAAACAATGTGGTTACTCCCCCCATTACCACACTTGCAAAGATTGCAAAGGTATTAAATGTCAAGATGGTTTATTTCTTTGAAGATGATTTAGACTTTAAAGAATACTATTTAGTCAAAAAAAATGACAGGAAAATCGCCTACAGGGAAGGGGCAAAGCATGGGTATATCTATGAAGAGCTGGCACATATAAAAAACAATGATATTTTTGAGTCGTTTGTGGTGACAATTAGATCGGAGCCGAGGGAAAAAAAACTTTTTAGCCATGAAGGGTATGAGTTTATGTATATCTTAGAAGGGGGGATAAGGATGTATTTGAATAATGACGTTGTGACATTGGAAGAGGGGGACTCAATATCTTTCAGCTCCAAAATTCCCCATTATGCAGAAACATTGGGCGATAAGGATGCAAAGATACTCAGTATTCGTATGAAATCTATAGATATCAAAGCTTTGATAAATCAGGCTGGCAAGGATAAGTAAAATTTTTTAGGCCAACTTTTAGTATAAAAAGTATCTAAGTATAGCTTTTAAGGTGGTGCCTGAATGAAGATAGTTTTTAAAATCATTGGTGTTTTTATAATTCTTTCGATCATAATCTTTTTAATTTATAAGGAAAAATTTACCGCACAGTTTAAACCTTACAACACGCCAAAGGTTAAGATTGATGGTGTCATAGTAAGTACAAGTGGTAATGAGTACAAAAGTGCTAACATAAACCTTTATTTGGAGTTGTCAGAAGAAAAATCGGCTCTCCTGGTGGAAGAGGATAGAAAAAGGATAACAGCGATGATTTCTGAAGCTCTTGTTGATTCAAAAGATGTAAAATCACCGGCAGGGAAAGAGGAGATGAAATTAAAGATAAAAAGAGTCTTAAATAGTTATTACGGCAAAGATATTGTCAAAGATGTATATTTTACTTATTTTATGGTGTATGATTAATGTGAATAAATTGTATATTGTATACAAAAAAACTCTTTACAAAATTTTAAAAATTGCTATTATATAAAAAAAAGCGAGGTTGTTTTGATTTTAGATATGAAAGAGACCAAATGGATCGATGAAAAAGATGGGCAGGATTTTTTGGAGTATATCGCCTACCTATCGGATATAGCTGCTTATCTATCGCTTTTGTATAGGTATCCATTTGTGGAAGTATATAAATCGATAAAAGATTACTACGAAGATTTCAAGTTGCTTGCGGCTGAAGAGTATGGGGTTTCATTGCCACAGCTACCTGATATGGAAAATATGGAAGTGGAGTACGTAAGGCTTTTCAAAGCAAATCTGCAAGGTGTGGTGGCTCCGCTTTATTCCTCTGTCTATACTTCTGACGAAGGGCTTGTATTGAGGGATTCCACTCTTAAGCTCAGGGAATTAATGATGGATCATGGTTTTGCCCTCAAAGAGGATATGAAAGAGATAGAGGACAATCTTTACGTTATGCTGGAGTTTTTAAGTGTAATGTTAAAAAAGATGGCTGAAGGGGATGCGGATAGTGTGCCTGCAGCTTTTATAGTGGTGAAAGATTATATACTACCTATGAAAGAGGAATTTTGTAAAA is part of the Calditerrivibrio nitroreducens DSM 19672 genome and harbors:
- the yedF gene encoding sulfurtransferase-like selenium metabolism protein YedF encodes the protein MVIDARGKPCPTPVIMTKKYLDSITEGTFTVIVDSEVSKINVSKFLESQGVSFEIDQNGNEFKFTVAKGFSCSLPQTEQKSESQPSKNIVVFITAETIGHENLDLGKILMVGFLKNLKEQSPLPNTIIFVNTGVFITTKESEIVSALKELEANGVEILNCGTCLNFFNIDTKNLLVGSVTDAYTVARRLFDADKVIRL
- the selD gene encoding selenide, water dikinase SelD — protein: MIKLTHLVKAAGUAAKISPEGLQKALGGLKIYRDENVLVAFETNDDAGVFKLDENKYLIHTVDFITPVCDDPYTFGRISAINSMSDVFAMGGDPINALSVLMYSCDIDESIISEMMQGACDEFTKVKCSLIGGHTVDDPEVKLGFAVTGLITDGRYYKNVGAREGDLLIYTKPLGIGIISTAVKGEIASREDELNVIDTMLTSNYLASKIVKRYDISALTDVTGFGLGGHAFEMASGSNKVFEIFVDKLNFLPNTSEFANMGIIPAGAYYNKQFLAGKYLYLNQNSSLEIAMFDPQTSGGLLVAVSEKDASKLNEDLLNAGYKSSIIGVAKPINDDLFLKFI
- a CDS encoding helix-turn-helix domain-containing protein: MEEFNINIGERIKRLRHMRNLTLQDVANFTGFSKALISQIENNVVTPPITTLAKIAKVLNVKMVYFFEDDLDFKEYYLVKKNDRKIAYREGAKHGYIYEELAHIKNNDIFESFVVTIRSEPREKKLFSHEGYEFMYILEGGIRMYLNNDVVTLEEGDSISFSSKIPHYAETLGDKDAKILSIRMKSIDIKALINQAGKDK
- a CDS encoding TorD/DmsD family molecular chaperone, whose amino-acid sequence is MKETKWIDEKDGQDFLEYIAYLSDIAAYLSLLYRYPFVEVYKSIKDYYEDFKLLAAEEYGVSLPQLPDMENMEVEYVRLFKANLQGVVAPLYSSVYTSDEGLVLRDSTLKLRELMMDHGFALKEDMKEIEDNLYVMLEFLSVMLKKMAEGDADSVPAAFIVVKDYILPMKEEFCKRLKNGANLEYFKAVSEFLSLFVEELDPFFEFFCGKNI
- a CDS encoding flagellar basal body-associated FliL family protein encodes the protein MKIVFKIIGVFIILSIIIFLIYKEKFTAQFKPYNTPKVKIDGVIVSTSGNEYKSANINLYLELSEEKSALLVEEDRKRITAMISEALVDSKDVKSPAGKEEMKLKIKRVLNSYYGKDIVKDVYFTYFMVYD